The Candidatus Tumulicola sp. genome has a window encoding:
- a CDS encoding ABC transporter ATP-binding protein, whose protein sequence is MNARPLLEVEDLRVAYGQVDVVHGVSLRLEEGRVATIIGANGAGKTTTLLALSGVLRPRGGSIMFGGARIDGQPSHRLVGRGLMHVPEGRAILAHMSVRENLELGAWTRRDRAAARVDLDKMFARFPILRERSSVAAGSLSGGEQQLLAIARGLMSRPKLLLLDEPSMGLAPTLVAQVFGIVAQLRADGLSILLVEQNARQALAVSDYAYVMERGRIAREGPAHLLAGDPAVVAAYLGGQ, encoded by the coding sequence ATGAACGCGAGGCCGCTGCTCGAGGTCGAAGATCTGCGCGTCGCTTATGGTCAAGTGGATGTCGTGCACGGCGTATCCTTGCGGCTCGAGGAAGGCCGCGTGGCGACCATCATCGGCGCCAACGGCGCCGGCAAAACGACGACGCTTCTCGCGCTGTCGGGAGTCCTGCGACCGCGCGGTGGCAGTATCATGTTTGGCGGCGCTCGCATCGACGGGCAGCCCTCGCATCGCCTCGTCGGACGGGGCTTGATGCACGTGCCTGAAGGGCGCGCGATTCTCGCGCACATGAGCGTGCGCGAGAATTTGGAATTAGGCGCGTGGACGCGGCGCGACCGCGCTGCGGCGCGCGTGGATCTCGACAAGATGTTCGCGCGCTTTCCGATCCTGCGCGAGCGCTCGAGCGTTGCCGCCGGCTCCCTTTCGGGCGGCGAACAGCAGCTGCTTGCCATCGCGCGCGGATTGATGAGCAGACCAAAGCTTTTGTTGCTCGATGAGCCCTCCATGGGTCTCGCGCCTACGCTCGTGGCCCAGGTCTTCGGCATCGTCGCACAGCTGCGCGCCGACGGTCTATCGATTCTGCTGGTCGAGCAGAACGCGCGCCAGGCGCTCGCGGTGTCCGATTACGCGTACGTCATGGAGCGCGGCCGCATCGCGCGAGAGGGCCCCGCGCATCTACTCGCCGGCGATCCGGCAGTGGTTGCTGCCTATCTCGGAGGTCAGTGA
- a CDS encoding HAMP domain-containing sensor histidine kinase produces MSSLSLRLGLWYAAIFALLLLLVVGVSSLMLNFRLAHETRERLLARVGDVVALGKAYGSNVKALSEVAPSIAQDFANLGVDGAVFDTQGNFLAGDPAQKQAGAAFAHLKHAAGGTPGSPTTAPQANAWGPAGRPPGPGGVEESDGLRVLPYPGGYLTIAPMRGFDILNLGQYWVTLLILVLVALVLAFVSGRMLAGQALKPVDEVTVALRSLAGGDFSRRAFVRGEKNEAGALAGAYNAAVERVANALEERRHTEERMRQFSADAGHELRTPLTVISGYVSVLRRGAVGERAVAEDILATISDECERMRQLINKLMLLSRLDSVPPTSLDVVDVSQVVHDAVESARPLVNGDKLTVSADVPLKVRADTDELREAVRNLIDNARKYAPGAAIEVSARRDNSSAVIDVRDDGPGMPAEEQTHAFERFYRGATRDVPGSGLGLAIVKMAAERAGGTATLSSGAGKGTRVTIKLPLVKE; encoded by the coding sequence TTGAGCTCACTCTCGCTGCGCCTCGGGCTGTGGTACGCGGCCATCTTCGCGCTGCTGTTGCTGCTCGTGGTCGGCGTGTCTTCTCTCATGCTCAACTTCCGGCTCGCCCACGAAACGCGCGAACGGCTCCTGGCCCGCGTCGGCGACGTCGTCGCGCTCGGCAAGGCGTATGGTTCGAACGTGAAAGCGCTCAGCGAGGTGGCGCCCTCGATCGCGCAGGACTTCGCAAACCTCGGAGTGGACGGCGCCGTCTTCGACACGCAAGGCAATTTTTTAGCCGGAGATCCCGCGCAGAAGCAAGCGGGCGCCGCGTTCGCACATCTCAAGCACGCGGCGGGGGGGACGCCGGGTAGCCCGACCACCGCCCCGCAAGCCAACGCATGGGGCCCTGCAGGTCGTCCGCCGGGGCCCGGCGGGGTGGAAGAAAGTGATGGGCTTCGCGTCCTTCCGTATCCGGGCGGGTACCTCACCATCGCGCCCATGCGCGGCTTCGACATCCTCAACCTCGGTCAATACTGGGTCACGCTTTTGATCCTGGTGCTGGTCGCGTTGGTTTTGGCGTTCGTATCGGGTCGGATGCTGGCGGGGCAAGCGCTTAAGCCTGTGGACGAAGTGACCGTCGCGTTGCGCAGTCTGGCCGGCGGCGATTTCTCGCGCCGGGCTTTCGTTCGCGGGGAGAAAAACGAAGCCGGCGCGCTTGCCGGAGCGTACAACGCCGCAGTGGAGCGCGTGGCGAACGCGCTCGAAGAGCGGCGTCACACCGAAGAGCGCATGCGTCAGTTCTCAGCTGATGCCGGACACGAGCTGCGCACCCCGTTGACGGTGATCTCCGGTTACGTATCGGTGCTGCGGCGAGGCGCCGTCGGAGAGCGTGCCGTGGCCGAGGACATCCTCGCGACGATCTCCGATGAGTGCGAGCGCATGCGCCAATTGATCAACAAGCTGATGCTGCTCTCGCGGCTGGACAGCGTGCCGCCCACGTCGTTGGACGTCGTCGACGTCTCGCAGGTGGTGCACGACGCCGTGGAGAGCGCCCGTCCGCTCGTGAACGGTGACAAGCTCACGGTGAGCGCAGACGTGCCGCTCAAGGTACGGGCCGACACGGACGAACTGCGCGAAGCCGTGCGCAATTTGATCGACAACGCGCGGAAGTACGCGCCGGGCGCCGCCATCGAAGTCTCGGCGCGGCGCGACAATTCGTCGGCGGTCATCGACGTGCGCGACGATGGCCCGGGCATGCCGGCCGAGGAACAGACGCACGCGTTCGAACGATTCTACCGCGGCGCGACGCGAGACGTGCCGGGATCGGGCCTTGGACTGGCGATCGTCAAAATGGCAGCCGAGCGCGCAGGCGGGACTGCGACGCTATCGAGCGGCGCCGGCAAAGGCACGCGCGTGACGATCAAGCTGCCGCTGGTCAAGGAATAG
- a CDS encoding HD domain-containing phosphohydrolase, with translation MRLRRALLAPRPPMLSEYGPQILIGLAGAILLWAVLAAVHLPSLLAVLVLCAVVLEAFAGDVLRPGRRVIGPSLAIVVAAFAIYGAPAAVLVGFTRGAARLLVNRVTSLNDVAMTLGTSVLGPLAGGLAATGVTSIGASPLLADALYAAFAYLAEVSALQALLRRIGLPSLALSIDGMSPFTALQYFAISALGFVVTPDLIDGRWTILLALSAPLMIVRWALASPRANADRYLSALERENKEFFDRIGQLDRVNGDLVEALALAVDYRDGSDSGRSRRVASVAFSIGSVLGMETTELEILRRGALLHDIGMLAEAGERTPRHIEQGARLVARWRDYRAVADIVEQHRERMDGSGYPRGLVGEEINVLARIVAVAEEYVSLTSPKPHGEAMASEEALARIAISTYKKFDPDVVQALDSALTAHPAVAQKLRAIP, from the coding sequence TTGCGGCTTCGCCGCGCATTGCTGGCGCCGCGGCCACCCATGCTCTCCGAATACGGCCCGCAGATCCTGATCGGGTTGGCGGGCGCCATTTTGTTGTGGGCCGTGCTCGCGGCCGTTCACCTCCCGAGCTTGCTTGCCGTCCTCGTCTTGTGCGCCGTGGTCCTCGAAGCGTTCGCCGGCGACGTCCTAAGACCGGGCCGGCGCGTCATCGGACCCTCGCTTGCGATCGTGGTGGCGGCCTTTGCGATCTACGGTGCGCCCGCGGCGGTACTCGTCGGCTTCACGCGCGGCGCCGCCCGGCTGCTCGTCAACCGCGTCACGTCCCTCAACGATGTCGCGATGACGCTCGGCACGTCGGTGCTCGGCCCGCTGGCCGGCGGACTTGCCGCGACAGGCGTGACGTCGATCGGCGCATCCCCGTTGCTTGCGGACGCTTTGTACGCGGCCTTCGCCTACTTGGCCGAGGTGTCTGCGCTCCAAGCGCTCCTGCGGCGCATCGGCCTCCCGTCGCTCGCGCTGTCGATCGACGGCATGTCGCCGTTCACGGCGCTGCAATATTTCGCGATCTCCGCGCTCGGCTTTGTCGTCACGCCGGACCTGATCGATGGGCGCTGGACGATCTTGCTCGCGCTGAGCGCACCGCTCATGATCGTGCGTTGGGCGCTCGCATCGCCGCGTGCGAACGCGGACCGCTACCTGAGCGCGCTCGAGCGTGAGAACAAAGAGTTCTTCGACCGCATCGGTCAGCTCGATCGCGTCAACGGCGATCTTGTGGAGGCGCTTGCACTCGCGGTCGACTACCGCGACGGCAGCGACAGCGGCCGATCTCGGCGCGTGGCTTCGGTCGCGTTCAGCATCGGGTCGGTTCTCGGCATGGAGACCACGGAACTCGAGATCTTGCGCCGCGGCGCTCTCTTGCATGACATCGGGATGCTGGCTGAAGCGGGCGAGCGCACGCCGCGTCACATCGAACAGGGTGCTCGCTTAGTGGCGCGCTGGCGCGACTACCGCGCGGTGGCGGATATCGTCGAGCAGCACCGGGAGCGCATGGACGGCAGCGGCTATCCGCGCGGATTGGTGGGCGAAGAGATCAATGTGCTTGCGCGCATCGTCGCGGTCGCCGAAGAGTACGTCTCGCTGACCAGTCCGAAACCGCACGGCGAGGCGATGGCGAGCGAGGAAGCCCTCGCGCGCATCGCCATCAGCACCTACAAGAAATTCGACCCCGACGTCGTCCAAGCGCTCGATAGCGCCCTCACCGCGCATCCGGCCGTCGCCCAAAAACTTCGCGCTATTCCTTGA
- a CDS encoding response regulator transcription factor, translated as MNGKMAAPPKVAVVDDERHVREMLELGLAREGYAVRCAADGAQALDLVGEWQPDIVILDVMLPKIDGVTLLPMLRKKTEAPIIMLTAKGGVPDRVAALVRGADDYLAKPFVFEELLARLTAALRRPRLAGGDILRYVDLTINLETREVTRGERQIGLTPREFDLLVALARTPRRVLTKEQLLQQVWGHDFEGEVGIVETYISYLRAKVDAGSPKRIIHTVRGVGYALREDAPA; from the coding sequence ATGAATGGCAAAATGGCGGCGCCGCCCAAAGTCGCGGTGGTCGACGACGAGCGCCACGTGCGCGAAATGCTCGAACTCGGGCTGGCGCGAGAGGGTTACGCCGTCCGCTGCGCGGCCGACGGCGCGCAGGCGCTGGACCTGGTCGGCGAGTGGCAACCCGACATCGTCATCCTAGACGTGATGCTGCCGAAGATCGACGGCGTCACGCTCTTGCCGATGCTGCGCAAGAAGACCGAAGCGCCGATCATCATGCTCACCGCCAAAGGCGGCGTCCCCGATAGGGTCGCCGCGCTGGTACGCGGCGCGGACGACTATCTCGCAAAGCCGTTCGTGTTCGAGGAGCTGCTCGCCCGGCTCACCGCGGCTTTGCGCCGGCCGCGCCTCGCGGGCGGCGATATCTTGCGTTACGTGGATCTGACGATCAATCTCGAAACGCGCGAAGTGACCCGCGGCGAGCGCCAGATCGGTCTGACGCCGCGCGAGTTCGACTTGCTCGTCGCCCTCGCGCGCACCCCGCGCAGGGTCCTCACGAAGGAACAGCTCCTGCAGCAGGTATGGGGCCACGACTTCGAGGGCGAAGTAGGCATCGTGGAGACGTACATCTCGTATCTGCGCGCTAAAGTCGACGCGGGTTCTCCTAAGCGGATCATCCATACCGTGCGTGGCGTCGGCTACGCGCTGCGCGAGGACGCGCCGGCTTGA
- a CDS encoding ABC transporter ATP-binding protein: protein MISLDSVSKDFGGVHAVKGLSMTVAAGSLTGLIGPNGAGKTTVLNLMTGLTRPSTGHVVFKDRRIERMRPHRIAALGVARTYQTTRLFGRMTALENVVAGMHLAAEDSLFGHLICWPPTLRQVRRLRRAAREHLAELGMAERAEIEARNLANGEQRRVELARVIATGAALLLLDEPAAGLNPNETAALRDEIKRLVRERGITVLLVEHDMALVMSACDRIVVLNFGEKIAEGSPAQVRSDPRVIEAYLGAQAPA, encoded by the coding sequence ATGATAAGCCTCGATTCGGTCAGCAAGGATTTTGGCGGCGTTCACGCGGTGAAAGGCCTGTCGATGACGGTCGCGGCCGGGTCGCTAACCGGTTTGATCGGACCGAACGGCGCGGGCAAAACCACGGTGTTGAACCTTATGACCGGGCTGACGCGCCCCAGCACAGGTCACGTGGTGTTCAAAGATCGTCGCATCGAACGCATGCGACCGCATCGCATCGCCGCCCTCGGCGTCGCGCGGACCTACCAGACCACGCGGCTTTTCGGGCGGATGACGGCACTGGAGAACGTCGTGGCGGGCATGCATCTGGCGGCTGAAGATTCGCTTTTTGGTCATCTGATCTGTTGGCCGCCGACCTTGCGCCAGGTGCGGCGCCTGCGGCGCGCGGCGCGCGAACACTTGGCGGAGCTGGGCATGGCGGAGCGCGCGGAGATCGAGGCGCGCAATCTTGCCAACGGAGAGCAGCGCCGCGTCGAACTCGCGCGCGTCATCGCGACCGGCGCCGCGCTGCTGCTCCTCGATGAGCCGGCGGCCGGTCTCAACCCGAACGAAACGGCTGCGCTGCGCGACGAGATCAAAAGACTTGTGCGCGAGCGCGGCATCACGGTGCTGCTGGTCGAGCACGACATGGCGCTCGTGATGTCGGCGTGCGATCGCATCGTGGTCCTCAACTTCGGCGAGAAGATCGCGGAAGGATCGCCGGCGCAGGTGCGCAGCGATCCGCGCGTCATCGAGGCGTATCTCGGCGCGCAGGCGCCGGCATGA